A single window of Athene noctua chromosome 1, bAthNoc1.hap1.1, whole genome shotgun sequence DNA harbors:
- the SRP9 gene encoding signal recognition particle 9 kDa protein, giving the protein MPHYQAWEEFTRAAEKLYLADPMKVRVVLKYRHCDGNLCIKVTDDVACLLYRTDQAQDVKKIEKFHSQLMRLMVAKESRSAAMETD; this is encoded by the exons aTGCCGCACTACCAGGCCTGGGAGGAGTTCACGCGCGCTGCCGAGAAGCTCTACCTCGCCGACCCTATGAAG GTGCGGGTTGTTCTCAAATACCGACATTGTGATGGAAACCTCTGTATCAAAGTAACGGATGATGTAGCT TGTTTGCTGTATAGAACAGACCAGGCACAAGACGTAAAGAAGATCGAGAAATTCCACAGTCAGCTAATGCGACTCATGGTGGCGAAGGAATCCCGCAGTGCTGCCATGGAAACAGACTGa